The following are encoded in a window of Sulfurimonas sp. C5 genomic DNA:
- the accD gene encoding acetyl-CoA carboxylase, carboxyltransferase subunit beta: MNLLNLFTRSSQTKEPEKVEASAQWIKCKSCHSLMYYKEVENQNYVCPKCGFHIRIGVKERIALLADEGSFIEHDASLEPVDPLKFVDSKPYTKRVEEGFAKTGRKSSVVSGSCMMNGVGVELVIFDFSFMGGSLGSVEGEKIVRAVNRAIANKHGLIIFSASGGARMQESTFSLLQMSKTSAALAKLGQHNLPYISVLTDPTMGGVSASFATLGDIIIAEPGALIGFAGQRVIEQTIGSELPDGFQRAEFLLEKGSIDMIVNRNELKKTLSDLLTLLKKD; encoded by the coding sequence TTGAATTTACTAAACCTTTTTACAAGATCATCACAAACAAAAGAACCTGAAAAAGTTGAAGCGTCTGCTCAATGGATTAAATGTAAATCTTGTCACTCTTTAATGTACTACAAAGAGGTTGAAAATCAAAACTATGTATGTCCTAAATGTGGATTTCACATCCGTATCGGTGTGAAAGAGCGTATAGCACTATTGGCTGATGAGGGAAGCTTTATAGAACACGATGCTTCATTAGAGCCTGTTGATCCACTTAAATTTGTTGACTCGAAACCATACACAAAACGTGTTGAAGAGGGTTTTGCTAAAACTGGTAGAAAATCTTCAGTTGTAAGCGGTAGCTGTATGATGAACGGTGTTGGTGTAGAACTTGTGATTTTTGACTTCTCATTTATGGGTGGTTCTCTTGGATCTGTAGAGGGTGAAAAAATTGTACGTGCTGTAAATCGTGCAATTGCAAACAAACATGGTCTTATTATCTTCTCTGCTTCAGGTGGAGCGAGAATGCAAGAGAGTACATTCTCACTTTTACAAATGTCTAAAACTTCTGCGGCATTAGCAAAACTTGGTCAGCATAATCTTCCTTATATCTCTGTTTTAACAGATCCTACAATGGGTGGTGTTTCTGCTTCGTTTGCAACATTAGGTGATATTATTATTGCTGAACCGGGTGCACTCATCGGTTTTGCAGGTCAAAGGGTAATTGAGCAAACTATTGGTTCAGAACTCCCGGATGGTTTCCAAAGAGCTGAGTTCTTACTTGAAAAAGGTTCAATCGATATGATCGTAAATAGAAACGAGCTTAAAAAGACACTTTCAGACCTTTTAACACTTCTAAAAAAAGATTAA
- a CDS encoding thiamine phosphate synthase: MRLYALCDQEMLDGRGISIEEYIDIAKANNAEIIQYRNKTADVSVIKQQLIKIRKLYEGFLIVNDAYELIEFCDGVHVGQEDLDAIDADPKKAVKILRNVIGNDKILGISTHNKEEVLEANEMDLNYIGLGAYRDTATKKDICAVLGDDLDRIAQHSKHYVAAIGGVKQSDRFENVTYHVIGSGLIS, from the coding sequence ATGCGTTTATATGCACTTTGTGATCAGGAGATGCTTGATGGTAGAGGCATCTCTATCGAAGAGTATATTGATATTGCAAAGGCTAATAATGCTGAGATTATTCAGTATAGAAATAAAACTGCAGATGTTTCAGTCATAAAACAACAGCTTATTAAAATTAGAAAGCTTTATGAAGGTTTTTTAATTGTAAACGACGCCTATGAACTTATAGAATTTTGCGATGGTGTACATGTAGGACAGGAAGATCTTGATGCTATAGATGCAGATCCGAAAAAAGCGGTCAAAATTCTTCGCAACGTTATTGGAAACGATAAGATCTTAGGGATCTCTACACATAACAAAGAAGAGGTTTTAGAGGCTAATGAAATGGATCTGAACTATATCGGTTTAGGTGCATACAGAGATACGGCTACAAAGAAAGATATTTGTGCCGTATTAGGTGATGACTTAGATCGTATAGCACAACATTCAAAACATTATGTAGCCGCAATTGGCGGAGTAAAACAATCAGATCGCTTTGAAAATGTGACTTATCATGTGATCGGAAGCGGTTTAATATCATGA
- a CDS encoding glutamate synthase subunit beta encodes MREFLTVERIDPTKRLVVERTKDFKEIYEVFTTNDASSQSDRCIQCGDPYCLNKCPLHNYIPQWLKAVSEKDLEFAFKLSNEPSPFPEVMGRVCPHDRLCEGDCTLNDGHGAITIGSVETYINEEGFKAGLKPDFPGITTDKKVAVIGSGPAGLSAATYLLRSGIAVTMYERADRAGGLLTYGIPNFKLDKKIVDRRVKLLQEAGLELVLNCEVGKDITFEDIANKHDAMFIGIGATKGKNAGISGEKAPNVYAAMEYLTNIQKKNFKTDYDKRFDFKDLNVVVIGGGDTAMDCLRTAKREGARSVTCLYRRDEHNMPGSKKEYKNAMEEGVDFTFQVSPKEIIVNENGQAVAVEVVKTSLGAKDESGRQRMEEVKGSEYRVNADVIIMSLGFDPVVPSFLAENGIETNSWGGIIINDETHETTTSGVYAGGDCFRGADLVVTAAYDGREAARSIVDSLLN; translated from the coding sequence ATGAGAGAATTTTTAACAGTAGAAAGAATCGATCCTACAAAAAGATTAGTAGTTGAGAGAACAAAAGATTTTAAAGAGATTTATGAAGTTTTCACTACAAACGATGCATCTTCACAAAGTGACAGATGTATTCAATGTGGGGATCCTTATTGTTTAAATAAGTGTCCACTTCACAACTACATTCCACAATGGTTAAAAGCTGTAAGTGAAAAAGATCTTGAATTTGCATTTAAACTCTCTAATGAACCATCTCCATTCCCAGAAGTTATGGGAAGAGTTTGTCCTCATGACAGACTGTGTGAAGGTGATTGTACGTTAAATGACGGACACGGTGCTATTACTATCGGTTCTGTTGAAACGTACATTAATGAAGAGGGCTTTAAAGCTGGACTAAAACCAGATTTTCCTGGAATTACGACAGATAAAAAAGTAGCAGTAATCGGAAGTGGCCCTGCAGGACTTTCAGCTGCAACATATCTGCTTCGTTCAGGTATTGCAGTGACTATGTATGAAAGAGCAGATCGTGCAGGTGGGCTTTTAACATATGGTATCCCTAACTTTAAACTTGACAAAAAAATTGTTGATCGTCGTGTAAAATTACTTCAAGAAGCTGGTCTTGAACTTGTTCTAAACTGTGAAGTTGGTAAAGATATTACTTTTGAAGATATTGCTAATAAACATGATGCAATGTTTATCGGTATCGGTGCGACAAAAGGGAAAAATGCGGGTATTTCAGGTGAGAAAGCACCAAATGTATATGCTGCTATGGAGTATTTAACAAATATTCAAAAGAAAAACTTTAAAACAGATTATGATAAAAGATTTGACTTTAAAGACCTAAATGTTGTGGTAATCGGTGGTGGTGACACTGCTATGGACTGTTTACGTACTGCTAAACGTGAAGGTGCAAGATCTGTAACGTGTCTTTACCGTAGAGATGAACACAATATGCCAGGTTCTAAAAAAGAGTATAAAAATGCTATGGAAGAGGGTGTTGACTTTACTTTCCAAGTATCACCGAAAGAGATTATCGTAAATGAAAACGGTCAAGCTGTTGCGGTAGAAGTTGTAAAGACATCTCTTGGTGCAAAAGATGAGTCTGGCCGTCAAAGAATGGAAGAGGTAAAAGGCAGCGAGTACCGTGTAAATGCTGACGTTATCATTATGTCTTTAGGATTTGATCCTGTAGTTCCTTCATTCTTGGCTGAAAACGGGATTGAAACAAATTCGTGGGGTGGAATCATTATTAACGATGAAACTCATGAAACAACTACTTCGGGCGTATATGCCGGAGGAGACTGTTTCCGTGGAGCAGATCTTGTTGTAACTGCTGCATATGACGGTCGCGAAGCTGCTCGTAGTATCGTAGATTCACTTCTTAACTAA